The Leadbettera azotonutricia ZAS-9 genome has a window encoding:
- a CDS encoding uroporphyrinogen decarboxylase family protein, with protein sequence MTSKELVIKTLEFKNKSGRAPRQLWSLPWAGNHYPEELAAINRDFPGDFEGCNVTYKERAIGRGDQYEVGEFTDDWGSRFINVQKGVHGQVKEPIVPEADENWDDLSKVHFPTEWLSFDIEEANRLCKGNDKFVIAGCCPRPFEQLQFIRTSELLFIDLALKPAGFLKFIKKMHQFYCELLEKWAKTDVDALNMMDDWGTQRGLLIHPDTWVEIFKPLYKDYIDIAHRAGKKMFMHSDGHTLAIYPHLIELGLDAFNSQIFCMGVENLAPFKGKITFWGEVDRQHLLPEGTTKEIQDAIKKVHDTLWQDGGCIAQCEFGVGAKPENVRQVYASWDELTG encoded by the coding sequence ATGACATCAAAAGAATTAGTTATCAAAACACTGGAATTTAAAAATAAATCGGGCCGTGCCCCCAGGCAGCTCTGGTCTTTACCCTGGGCAGGGAACCATTACCCCGAAGAACTCGCCGCGATAAACCGGGACTTCCCCGGGGATTTTGAGGGCTGCAATGTTACCTACAAAGAAAGGGCTATAGGCAGGGGAGATCAGTACGAAGTGGGAGAATTCACCGATGATTGGGGTTCTCGTTTTATCAATGTTCAGAAAGGCGTCCACGGACAGGTAAAAGAACCCATAGTCCCTGAAGCAGATGAAAACTGGGATGATTTGAGCAAGGTCCACTTCCCCACAGAATGGCTCAGTTTTGATATTGAAGAGGCAAACCGCCTTTGCAAAGGCAACGATAAATTTGTCATAGCAGGCTGCTGTCCCCGGCCTTTTGAGCAGCTCCAGTTTATCAGAACCTCTGAACTGCTCTTTATTGACCTCGCCTTAAAACCTGCGGGTTTTTTAAAATTCATCAAAAAAATGCATCAATTCTACTGCGAACTTCTTGAAAAATGGGCCAAGACCGACGTGGATGCCCTCAACATGATGGACGACTGGGGTACTCAGCGGGGCCTCCTCATTCATCCTGATACCTGGGTAGAAATCTTTAAGCCCTTGTACAAAGACTATATCGACATAGCCCACAGGGCGGGCAAGAAAATGTTCATGCACTCAGACGGCCATACCCTGGCTATTTATCCCCACCTCATTGAACTGGGCCTGGACGCATTTAATTCGCAGATTTTCTGCATGGGTGTTGAAAATCTTGCGCCTTTCAAGGGTAAAATAACCTTCTGGGGCGAAGTTGACCGCCAGCACCTTTTGCCTGAAGGAACTACCAAAGAAATACAGGATGCCATCAAGAAAGTTCACGATACACTCTGGCAGGACGGCGGCTGCATAGCCCAGTGCGAATTCGGCGTCGGTGCAAAACCCGAAAATGTACGGCAGGTATACGCAAGCTGGGACGAGCTTACAGGCTAG
- a CDS encoding ROK family protein yields the protein MNENKVYIGIDIGGTKTAISSGNSVGRILGKKAFPTDRDLKQALKNIFTEVETFISQNGKENIAAMGISCGGPLDSDKGIIQSPPNLPGWDDVHIIEMLKDEFSLPVFIENDANACALAEWYYGAGRGCKNMIFLTFGTGLGAGLILDGRLYRGANGLAGEVGHIRMTEGGPLGYGKKGSLEGWCSGGGISEAYFDRYGERISGGEVCKRAEKGDAMALAIIEESALMLGKGLALFIDIINPERIVIGSIFARSESLFRSRVEKAIKEEALPLAAGVCKVLPAELGESLGDTAAICAAVNGLSAK from the coding sequence ATGAATGAGAATAAAGTATATATTGGCATTGACATAGGCGGCACTAAAACCGCGATATCCTCAGGCAATTCTGTGGGGCGGATATTAGGCAAGAAGGCTTTTCCCACCGACAGGGATTTGAAACAGGCCCTAAAAAATATATTTACTGAAGTAGAGACTTTTATATCGCAAAATGGAAAAGAGAATATTGCCGCTATGGGTATTTCCTGCGGCGGCCCTTTGGATAGCGACAAGGGGATTATTCAGTCCCCCCCAAACCTCCCCGGCTGGGATGATGTGCATATCATAGAAATGCTGAAAGATGAATTCAGCCTTCCAGTATTCATAGAAAATGATGCCAATGCCTGCGCTCTTGCGGAATGGTACTATGGCGCAGGCAGGGGTTGCAAAAACATGATCTTCCTCACCTTTGGCACCGGCCTTGGCGCGGGCCTCATCCTGGACGGAAGGCTCTACCGGGGGGCAAATGGCCTTGCAGGGGAAGTGGGCCACATCAGGATGACTGAAGGCGGACCCTTGGGCTACGGCAAAAAAGGTTCCCTGGAAGGCTGGTGTTCGGGGGGCGGGATTTCGGAAGCTTATTTTGACCGTTACGGTGAAAGAATTTCAGGCGGCGAAGTATGCAAAAGAGCCGAAAAGGGCGATGCCATGGCCCTTGCAATAATCGAAGAGAGCGCCCTCATGCTGGGCAAGGGGCTTGCCCTTTTTATTGATATTATAAACCCTGAAAGAATCGTTATAGGCAGTATCTTTGCGCGCAGCGAATCCCTTTTCCGCAGCAGGGTGGAAAAAGCGATTAAAGAAGAAGCCCTTCCCCTTGCCGCAGGGGTCTGCAAAGTGCTGCCTGCGGAATTGGGGGAATCATTGGGGGATACCGCCGCAATTTGCGCAGCGGTAAACGGCCTGTCCGCAAAGTGA
- a CDS encoding uroporphyrinogen decarboxylase family protein yields MSNADLLVKAMTYQNPETIPVSIGTLPALWRKHPGEMKEITARYPQFFGDISEQYNYDTYTPASYHEGSFADEWGCVWSNIQEGQESIVTGHPVKTREDIRSLKIPDDRTGRLPHGFMYLRLLDLRGFEEAMFDFADEAPELQILIDKVLEYNMIQVDVAIGKNSGPVQYFGDDLGMQKGLAIGRDKWVKYMKPCFTKLYKKVHDAGKLVYMHTDGCIWEIMPDLKEAGVNMVNPQYRANGLDNLVRVCKGKIPINLDLDRQFLPFATPSSIEDHVRECIEALYLPSGGLGISLELGQDVSPEIIEASLAALEKYRHYKG; encoded by the coding sequence ATGAGCAATGCGGATTTACTCGTCAAGGCCATGACCTACCAGAACCCCGAAACTATCCCGGTGAGCATTGGCACGCTCCCGGCCCTCTGGCGCAAGCATCCCGGGGAGATGAAAGAAATCACCGCCCGCTATCCCCAGTTTTTTGGGGATATAAGCGAACAGTATAATTACGATACCTATACCCCCGCATCCTATCATGAAGGCAGCTTTGCCGATGAGTGGGGCTGCGTGTGGAGCAATATCCAGGAAGGCCAGGAATCCATAGTCACCGGCCATCCCGTAAAAACCCGCGAAGATATCCGCAGTTTGAAAATTCCCGATGACCGCACCGGGAGGCTGCCCCACGGCTTTATGTATCTGCGCCTTCTCGATCTCCGTGGTTTTGAAGAGGCCATGTTTGACTTTGCCGATGAAGCTCCTGAACTGCAGATCCTCATCGATAAGGTGCTGGAGTACAATATGATCCAGGTGGATGTTGCCATCGGAAAAAATTCAGGCCCTGTCCAGTATTTCGGTGACGACCTGGGTATGCAGAAAGGCCTGGCCATAGGCCGCGATAAATGGGTCAAATACATGAAGCCCTGTTTTACCAAACTCTATAAAAAAGTCCACGATGCAGGAAAGCTTGTCTATATGCACACCGACGGCTGTATCTGGGAAATAATGCCTGACCTCAAAGAAGCAGGGGTAAACATGGTAAACCCCCAGTACCGGGCCAACGGCCTCGACAACCTTGTCAGGGTTTGCAAGGGCAAGATCCCCATCAACCTGGATCTGGATCGCCAGTTCCTCCCTTTTGCGACGCCTTCTTCCATCGAAGATCATGTCCGCGAATGTATAGAAGCCCTCTACCTGCCCTCTGGCGGCCTGGGCATCAGCCTGGAACTTGGCCAGGATGTAAGCCCCGAAATCATCGAGGCATCCCTTGCGGCCCTGGAGAAATACCGGCATTACAAGGGGTAA
- a CDS encoding DUF4340 domain-containing protein — MKRKTVTLIIVLAALVLLSGGYFAAQAWSKAHPKASPYASAPARDTPRLTEFDSGKIVKLDLVSSGFSLEKNGDNWELANAPTGIRIDQSAVSGKLWYAGSVWAESVVDDAPGDLSQYGLAEPQGHAIVADSEGKRAELFFGNLNPGRSAYYTMVSGDPKVYTVSSYSADSLLFSLDSIRDRSIYTGFDPATVIRFTLDNGRTLIDIVPRPEDVYLVSNFSQFMLISPYKARRGVDSQKFSEILEPLQALQINQFVEDNPASLAPYGLDKPGKLHIEAGNGVFDLLFGRSGEGELFAKLPDKNGVFTVANLDAVVGTTAFNLADKFSLIFNIDIVDYFTVSGEGRTLRADIKGTKDEAEFSLNGKKTLDKEFRTYYQAVIGLLVDAEYPGPLGEPAAGSPVTIEFNLKEPQNARVSVTLRPYNRDYYALTQDGNTEFVVSRSQVRNIFETADKMAYAE, encoded by the coding sequence ATGAAACGGAAGACAGTAACACTCATAATTGTCCTTGCGGCTTTGGTTCTTTTAAGCGGCGGATATTTCGCGGCTCAAGCATGGAGCAAGGCCCACCCCAAAGCCTCTCCCTATGCATCGGCCCCTGCGCGGGATACTCCCAGGCTGACAGAATTTGATTCCGGCAAGATCGTAAAGCTCGATCTTGTAAGCTCGGGTTTTTCCCTGGAAAAAAACGGCGATAATTGGGAACTGGCAAATGCCCCCACGGGCATACGGATTGATCAATCGGCAGTAAGCGGCAAGCTCTGGTATGCAGGAAGCGTCTGGGCCGAAAGCGTAGTGGATGATGCGCCGGGGGATCTTTCCCAGTACGGGCTTGCCGAACCTCAGGGGCATGCCATTGTTGCCGATTCCGAAGGGAAAAGGGCAGAACTCTTTTTTGGGAACCTCAACCCCGGGCGTTCTGCTTATTATACTATGGTTTCGGGCGATCCCAAAGTGTATACGGTCTCTTCCTATTCTGCCGACAGCCTCCTCTTTAGCCTGGACAGCATACGGGACAGGAGTATCTATACAGGTTTTGATCCCGCCACTGTGATCCGTTTTACCCTTGATAACGGCAGAACGCTTATTGATATTGTGCCCAGGCCGGAGGACGTATATTTAGTGTCAAACTTTTCGCAATTTATGCTCATTTCCCCTTATAAAGCAAGGCGGGGCGTAGACAGCCAGAAGTTTTCCGAAATTCTTGAACCTCTGCAGGCTCTGCAAATAAACCAATTTGTGGAAGACAACCCCGCTTCTTTGGCGCCCTATGGCCTTGATAAACCCGGGAAACTTCATATCGAGGCCGGAAACGGTGTTTTTGATCTGCTCTTTGGCAGGAGCGGCGAAGGGGAACTCTTTGCCAAACTGCCGGATAAAAACGGGGTATTCACTGTTGCTAACCTGGATGCTGTAGTCGGCACTACTGCGTTTAATTTGGCCGACAAGTTTTCGCTTATTTTCAATATTGATATAGTTGATTATTTTACTGTTTCCGGCGAAGGCCGTACATTGCGTGCAGATATAAAAGGCACCAAGGATGAAGCCGAATTCTCGCTTAATGGAAAGAAAACCCTTGACAAGGAATTCCGGACTTATTATCAGGCAGTCATTGGCCTTTTGGTGGATGCTGAATATCCGGGGCCCCTTGGCGAGCCTGCCGCCGGTTCGCCTGTTACCATAGAATTCAACCTTAAAGAGCCGCAGAATGCCAGGGTGTCTGTCACGCTTAGGCCCTATAATCGTGATTATTATGCCCTGACCCAGGATGGCAATACAGAATTTGTTGTCTCCCGATCTCAGGTGAGAAACATTTTTGAAACTGCGGACAAAATGGCTTATGCCGAATAG
- a CDS encoding alpha-mannosidase, whose translation MKEKIHLIGNAHIDIFWLWRWEEGFQEIRATFASALDRIKEHDQFIFTSACAYYYSLVESTDPGLFRRIQEAVKAGRWRIVGGWWLQPDCNAPAGESFARQGLYAQRYFKEKFGVTATLGYNVDSFGHNGNLPQILKKSGMDSYVFMRPMAHEKTLPAVLFNWEGVDGTKVLAHRLMISYNSESNWGEKLVKKIAQHTEAAAKEGKPLMCFYGVGNHGGGPTIENLKTIDALKNESPEIVYSDPQKYFEEASKLPGIPTVKDELQYHAIGCYSSLSKVKRANNATEQALLFAEKMLAVTGGADISENSAALTAAWKKVLTNQFHDSLGGCSIPEAYPKILAAYAWGQETVNHMTAILFQRLTSRIATFKDGSTVIVWNPHPWEVKQTIEVIGLADAVYDSKGNALPFEIVPTAAITSGFFSQALRFNINLPPLGYTAYKLDKLSNSWDTRAFLSLQYTRTASNHIRSGDWDAEIDRETGFITSLINTKTGTQFLGGEGIGPVIIDDESDTWTHALSSYKGAKRKMALESYTLVSQGSVTTEYEIVYKLFTSAVILRVILNGELGTLDIKTRVVWNEHHRLLKLRIGSVFSSKAFNSEIPYGAIERAADGREWPLQRWAILSSQANGPGLAVINDGIYSGSAEEGSLDLTLLRSPVYAHHETQHPRPDIQHRYVDQGEQEFLVQLRPYATQAVQENIASHALELNQPPVYVIESIHSGELPLEHSFCSIKEGSSAIISTIKRSEDGNAWIVRAVETGGKKNEASVDFTWLGLRCNLSFSPYEIKTLKIADKDNSISETNLLEF comes from the coding sequence ATGAAAGAAAAAATCCATCTCATCGGTAACGCACATATAGACATATTCTGGCTGTGGCGATGGGAAGAAGGCTTCCAGGAGATTCGGGCAACCTTTGCCTCAGCCCTTGACCGCATAAAAGAGCATGACCAGTTCATTTTTACCTCAGCCTGCGCGTATTACTACAGCCTGGTTGAAAGTACCGATCCCGGGCTCTTTAGGCGCATACAGGAAGCGGTTAAAGCCGGACGCTGGCGCATAGTGGGCGGCTGGTGGCTTCAGCCCGATTGCAATGCCCCTGCAGGCGAGTCCTTCGCCCGTCAGGGTCTTTATGCCCAGCGCTACTTTAAGGAAAAATTCGGCGTTACCGCAACGCTGGGTTATAATGTGGATTCATTTGGCCATAACGGGAATCTTCCCCAGATCCTTAAAAAATCAGGCATGGATTCCTATGTGTTTATGCGGCCTATGGCCCATGAAAAAACCTTGCCTGCGGTTCTCTTCAACTGGGAAGGCGTGGACGGAACCAAAGTGCTGGCCCACAGGCTTATGATCAGCTATAACTCGGAAAGCAATTGGGGGGAAAAGCTGGTAAAAAAAATTGCCCAGCATACCGAGGCAGCCGCAAAGGAAGGCAAGCCCCTGATGTGTTTCTACGGAGTAGGAAACCACGGCGGCGGGCCCACCATAGAGAATCTTAAAACCATCGATGCTCTTAAGAACGAAAGCCCTGAAATTGTTTACAGCGATCCCCAAAAATATTTTGAAGAAGCCTCCAAATTGCCCGGTATTCCTACAGTCAAGGATGAACTTCAGTATCACGCCATAGGCTGCTATTCCTCCCTCAGCAAGGTCAAGCGCGCCAATAACGCCACAGAACAGGCTCTGCTCTTTGCTGAGAAAATGCTTGCTGTTACAGGAGGCGCCGATATTTCAGAAAACAGCGCAGCTCTTACAGCGGCCTGGAAAAAAGTTTTGACCAACCAGTTCCACGATTCCCTCGGCGGCTGTTCCATTCCCGAAGCCTATCCCAAAATTTTGGCGGCTTATGCCTGGGGCCAGGAAACAGTGAACCACATGACAGCCATACTTTTCCAGCGTCTTACTTCCAGGATTGCGACTTTCAAAGACGGTTCCACAGTTATAGTCTGGAACCCCCATCCCTGGGAAGTAAAACAAACCATTGAAGTTATAGGTCTTGCCGATGCAGTTTATGACAGCAAGGGAAATGCCCTTCCCTTTGAAATTGTGCCCACTGCGGCGATTACTTCCGGTTTCTTTTCCCAGGCTTTGCGCTTCAATATAAATTTACCGCCTTTGGGGTATACAGCCTATAAACTGGATAAGCTCAGCAATAGCTGGGATACCAGGGCCTTTTTAAGCCTCCAATATACCCGTACTGCTTCAAACCATATACGTTCGGGCGATTGGGATGCGGAAATTGACAGGGAAACCGGGTTCATCACTTCCCTCATCAACACTAAAACCGGCACCCAATTCCTGGGAGGGGAAGGTATAGGCCCTGTCATCATTGATGATGAATCCGATACCTGGACTCACGCCCTTTCTTCCTATAAAGGCGCAAAACGAAAGATGGCCCTGGAATCTTATACCTTGGTAAGCCAGGGATCTGTGACCACCGAGTACGAAATTGTCTATAAGCTCTTTACCAGTGCAGTAATACTGCGCGTCATCCTTAATGGCGAGCTGGGAACTCTCGATATTAAAACAAGGGTCGTCTGGAACGAACACCACAGGCTTCTCAAATTAAGAATTGGATCGGTTTTTAGCAGTAAAGCATTTAATTCAGAGATACCCTACGGGGCTATCGAAAGGGCAGCAGATGGACGGGAATGGCCCCTGCAGCGCTGGGCGATCCTATCGTCGCAGGCAAATGGGCCCGGCCTTGCTGTCATCAACGATGGTATTTATTCAGGCAGTGCCGAAGAGGGCAGCCTGGATCTCACCCTTTTAAGGAGCCCGGTTTATGCCCACCATGAGACCCAGCACCCCAGGCCCGACATACAGCACCGCTATGTGGATCAGGGTGAGCAGGAATTCCTTGTCCAGCTCAGGCCCTATGCCACCCAAGCTGTTCAGGAAAATATTGCCAGCCATGCCCTTGAGCTGAACCAGCCTCCTGTTTATGTCATCGAATCCATTCACTCAGGCGAACTTCCCCTGGAGCATAGCTTCTGCAGCATAAAGGAAGGTTCATCGGCCATAATTTCCACTATCAAACGTTCAGAAGATGGAAATGCGTGGATAGTCAGGGCCGTTGAAACAGGCGGCAAAAAAAACGAGGCCTCCGTTGATTTCACATGGCTCGGCTTAAGATGCAATTTAAGCTTCAGCCCTTATGAGATCAAAACCCTAAAAATTGCGGACAAGGACAATTCAATTTCTGAAACCAATTTACTGGAATTTTAG
- a CDS encoding alpha-mannosidase: MFKDFIVEKIGREVRFLEQLRYQNVMPVKELLATEEPKDFAYPGFIKPGKASKQMNIGEFWSGRDRYLWIHTEFEAPKEWKGKDVLGYFDFGLTGGGHNSGFESLLFINGEPYQGVDSNHKEAFFKPQTGKKMAFDFRLWSGLEGGGPKKIMDHQIKAAFFCTLEPSVDELYYLLKNMILTVKELKSEDPAQTKLQNILVEGYKFLDFTNPGSSPFIASVEKALEYYRKNLKTAGRQKDVSVSFIGHTHIDLSWLWRYKHTREKGERSFSTVLRLMERYPEYIFLQTQAQIYDSIKEDHPDLYKAIAKRVVEGRWEASGSMWVEADCNIPSGESLVRQILYGKGFFKKEFGVENTFLWLPDVFGYNWALPQILKKSGIDTFITTKISWSEINRMPHDTFKWTGMDGSTVMTHFITTPDTGNAIYYTYNGMILPSTVKGIWETYRDKAMNQDLLFSYGFGDGGGGVTRDMLENIRAVSKLPGLPAAKTERVDTYLKRLHKKISEPANARLLHNWDRELYLEYHRGTYTSQAFTKKMNRKLELVYRDAEILQSLAALKTKKWDDASQALLHEGWKLILKAQFHDIIPGSSIAEVYEDTQKDHATAMEKGNTAFSSALSILTNKDKETLTVINTAGWKRGGLVKLPAEFALGKGKVLAGPKGVLPVQVSSIDGEKAAYTYVPGINPLESASLKIENASPDLPVVKFGRNAKFIIRKNGVDTPFYKIKWNAKGQLTSIWDKQAKRETLSGPGNELQMFEDRPRSSDAWEIEATIDLKRESVDKLVSVKIEESGPLFARVRFVWVYNKSKITQDLIVYTAHKRIDFKTEVDWQERSKLLKASFPVDIRSVNARYEIQYGSLERNATRSTPWDEAQFEVVGHQWADYSEKGFGVALMNDSKYGYDIKEGIMRLSLLKSAEHPDTQADRGLQQFTYSLYVHTDPWYQSDLIPLAWDLNAPLVAAQGKSSIGDLISISGNAALDAIKKSENGKDIIIRLHEMHGGRSKLNIEFNVPVSGWAEANLMEEPIGAFKTSAAIKRELHPFEIVSYRIKL, encoded by the coding sequence ATGTTCAAAGATTTCATTGTCGAAAAAATAGGCCGGGAAGTCCGTTTCCTGGAACAGCTCCGGTATCAGAATGTTATGCCGGTAAAAGAACTGCTGGCCACAGAAGAGCCAAAGGATTTTGCCTATCCCGGCTTTATAAAACCCGGAAAGGCTTCAAAGCAAATGAACATTGGCGAATTCTGGAGCGGCCGGGACCGGTATCTCTGGATACATACGGAATTTGAGGCGCCTAAAGAATGGAAAGGCAAAGATGTACTTGGCTATTTTGATTTCGGCCTCACCGGGGGCGGGCATAATTCAGGCTTTGAATCCCTGCTTTTCATAAACGGCGAGCCTTACCAGGGGGTAGATTCAAACCATAAAGAAGCTTTCTTTAAGCCCCAGACAGGAAAGAAAATGGCTTTCGACTTCAGGCTCTGGAGCGGCCTTGAGGGGGGCGGCCCAAAAAAGATAATGGATCACCAGATTAAAGCTGCCTTCTTCTGTACCCTGGAACCCTCCGTGGACGAACTTTATTACCTTTTAAAAAACATGATCCTGACAGTAAAAGAATTAAAATCTGAAGACCCTGCCCAAACGAAACTTCAAAATATACTCGTAGAAGGTTATAAATTCCTTGACTTTACAAATCCCGGTTCATCGCCCTTTATTGCCTCTGTGGAAAAAGCCCTTGAGTATTACCGCAAAAACCTGAAAACCGCAGGCAGACAAAAGGACGTTTCGGTTTCGTTTATCGGTCACACGCATATAGACCTTTCATGGCTCTGGCGCTACAAGCACACCAGGGAGAAAGGGGAAAGGTCGTTTTCCACAGTATTGCGCTTAATGGAAAGATACCCCGAATATATTTTCCTCCAGACCCAGGCGCAGATCTACGATTCCATCAAGGAAGATCACCCTGATCTTTACAAGGCTATCGCAAAACGGGTGGTGGAAGGCCGCTGGGAAGCTTCCGGTTCCATGTGGGTGGAAGCGGACTGCAACATTCCTTCGGGCGAATCCCTGGTACGCCAAATACTCTATGGCAAGGGTTTCTTTAAAAAAGAGTTCGGCGTGGAAAATACCTTCCTCTGGCTCCCCGATGTGTTCGGCTATAACTGGGCCCTGCCCCAGATACTCAAAAAATCCGGCATCGATACTTTTATTACTACCAAGATCAGCTGGAGCGAAATCAATCGTATGCCCCACGACACTTTTAAATGGACGGGCATGGACGGCAGCACAGTGATGACCCACTTTATCACCACCCCGGACACAGGGAACGCCATCTACTACACCTACAATGGCATGATACTCCCCAGTACCGTCAAAGGCATTTGGGAAACCTACCGTGATAAGGCCATGAACCAGGATCTGCTTTTCTCTTACGGTTTCGGCGACGGTGGGGGCGGCGTTACCCGGGACATGCTCGAAAATATCAGGGCCGTTTCAAAACTCCCGGGCCTTCCGGCTGCAAAAACAGAGCGGGTGGATACCTACCTTAAACGGCTCCACAAGAAAATTTCCGAACCTGCAAACGCACGCCTCCTCCACAACTGGGACAGGGAACTCTACCTTGAATACCATAGGGGGACATACACTTCCCAGGCTTTCACCAAAAAAATGAACCGCAAGCTTGAACTCGTCTATAGAGACGCGGAAATACTGCAATCCCTGGCAGCCCTTAAAACCAAAAAATGGGATGATGCATCCCAGGCACTGCTCCACGAGGGCTGGAAGCTTATATTAAAAGCACAGTTCCACGATATAATCCCCGGTTCTTCCATTGCCGAAGTCTACGAAGACACACAGAAAGATCATGCCACTGCCATGGAAAAAGGCAATACCGCCTTCTCAAGTGCTCTAAGCATACTCACAAACAAAGACAAAGAAACTCTCACAGTAATTAACACTGCCGGCTGGAAACGCGGCGGCCTTGTAAAGCTCCCTGCTGAATTTGCCTTGGGAAAAGGGAAAGTTCTTGCAGGCCCCAAAGGCGTGCTCCCGGTTCAGGTGTCCTCCATTGACGGAGAAAAGGCAGCTTACACCTATGTGCCGGGTATCAATCCCCTGGAAAGCGCATCCCTCAAAATTGAAAATGCGTCGCCTGATCTGCCGGTGGTCAAATTCGGCAGGAATGCAAAATTCATAATCCGCAAAAACGGCGTGGATACTCCCTTCTATAAAATCAAGTGGAACGCCAAAGGCCAGCTCACTTCAATATGGGACAAGCAGGCCAAGCGCGAAACCCTTTCCGGTCCGGGGAACGAACTCCAAATGTTTGAAGACAGGCCCCGCTCGAGCGATGCATGGGAAATCGAAGCCACCATCGATCTTAAGCGCGAAAGTGTGGACAAGCTTGTCTCGGTCAAGATTGAAGAATCAGGCCCCCTATTTGCACGGGTACGTTTTGTCTGGGTTTACAACAAATCCAAAATCACCCAGGACTTGATTGTCTATACCGCCCATAAGAGGATAGACTTCAAGACCGAAGTAGATTGGCAAGAAAGGAGCAAACTCCTCAAGGCCAGCTTCCCTGTGGACATACGTTCGGTAAACGCCCGTTACGAAATCCAGTACGGCAGCCTTGAACGCAATGCCACCAGAAGCACACCCTGGGATGAAGCCCAGTTCGAGGTGGTAGGGCACCAATGGGCCGACTACAGCGAGAAGGGCTTTGGTGTTGCCCTTATGAACGATTCAAAATACGGCTATGACATTAAAGAAGGCATCATGCGCCTTTCTCTCCTTAAATCAGCGGAACACCCCGACACCCAGGCTGACAGGGGTTTGCAGCAATTCACCTACTCGCTCTATGTGCATACAGATCCATGGTACCAGTCGGATCTCATACCACTGGCATGGGACCTCAATGCGCCCCTCGTTGCTGCCCAGGGAAAGAGCAGCATTGGAGACTTAATCAGCATTAGCGGCAATGCTGCACTGGACGCAATCAAAAAGAGCGAAAACGGCAAGGACATCATCATAAGGCTCCACGAGATGCACGGCGGGCGATCCAAACTCAACATTGAATTTAATGTTCCCGTTTCCGGCTGGGCCGAGGCGAACCTCATGGAAGAACCCATTGGCGCTTTTAAAACTTCTGCTGCGATTAAGAGAGAGCTCCATCCTTTCGAAATCGTAAGCTATAGGATAAAATTATGA
- a CDS encoding D-sedoheptulose-7-phosphate isomerase, with protein sequence MSDPNHVIFRKLLERYPDLEACAAEIFAAGELLKNAAAGGNKILLCGNGGSAADADHITGELLKSFCKKRPIDKKFKERLKDLDQDAGADLAEKLQGGIPAISLTFHNALSTAFGNDVDPNMAFAQQAFVYAKPGDVFWGISTSGNAKNVYNAALVAKAKGLKVLGMTAKGGGKLKQISDICIAVPRTETYEAQELHLPVYHALCLYVEDALW encoded by the coding sequence ATGAGCGACCCCAATCATGTCATTTTCAGGAAACTATTGGAACGGTACCCCGATCTTGAAGCCTGCGCGGCGGAGATATTCGCAGCAGGGGAACTCTTAAAAAATGCTGCCGCAGGGGGAAATAAAATCCTCCTCTGCGGCAACGGAGGCAGCGCGGCGGATGCGGATCATATAACAGGGGAACTTTTAAAATCCTTCTGCAAAAAGCGGCCCATTGATAAAAAATTTAAGGAAAGGCTTAAAGATCTGGATCAAGATGCGGGCGCCGATTTAGCGGAAAAACTGCAGGGCGGCATCCCTGCAATATCCCTCACCTTTCACAATGCCCTGTCAACAGCCTTCGGGAACGATGTGGACCCCAACATGGCATTTGCCCAGCAAGCCTTTGTGTATGCCAAGCCGGGCGATGTTTTCTGGGGCATCTCCACTTCGGGCAATGCAAAGAATGTATACAATGCGGCCCTGGTTGCAAAAGCCAAAGGATTAAAAGTGCTTGGCATGACCGCAAAGGGCGGGGGCAAATTAAAACAGATCAGCGACATCTGCATTGCGGTCCCTCGCACAGAAACCTACGAAGCCCAGGAACTGCATCTCCCGGTATACCACGCCCTCTGTCTCTATGTGGAAGACGCCCTCTGGTAA